Below is a window of Deltaproteobacteria bacterium DNA.
CGAGGTCGCCGCGCCGGTGCGCGAGCGCGTCGCGCGCCGCGTCGCGCCGGTCGGCCGGCGCGTCCGCGACGGCGACCGCGGCCAGATGGTCGACGAGCTGCTCGCAGCGCGCGCGCGGCCCATTCGCGGCGGTCGCGCCGGCGTCCGCGGTCGGCGCGGCGTCCACGGCCGCCGGTGCCAGCGGCGCCCCGCCGGCCGCGTCCGCGGCGACCGGCGGCCGCGCGGTCGCGCCGGGCGCGGCCGGACGAGTCGGCCCGCCGCACCCGGCAGCCGCCGCGAACGCGACCGCAAGCCGCCACGCCACCGCCACGCGCAGGCGCGCGCCGCGCGTCCGGGGCGCGCGCACGCGCGTCTCGGCGACCGCCCCGGCGGCGCGCGCCGCGCGGCGCCGCGTCACCGCTTCTTGCGCGCCTTCTTGCGCGCCTGCTTGGCCGCCTTGCGCTTGGCCTTGACCTTCTTGCGCGCCGCGGCCTTGGTCGGCTTCGCCCCGCCGCCCGGCGTCCCCGGCGGCGTGAACCCGGGCGGCATCCCCGGCACCTGCATCTGCGGCATCGCACCCGGCAGCCCCGGCATCGCGGCCGCCGGCGCGCCGCCGGGCCCGCCGCCCATCAGCGCGCCGAGGTCGAGCCCCGACAGGCGCTTCATCTGTCGGAACTGTTTGAGCCCCGGGATCTTGCCCATCAGGCCGGTGCTCGCGCCGAGTTGCACCATCATCTGTCGCATCATCGCGAACTTGTGCAGCAGCTCCTTGACATCGGCTTCGCTGCGCCCGGAGCCGGCCGCGATCCGGCGCACGCGGGACGGGTCGTAATCGGCGCGCCGGCGCTTGGCCTTCTTGCCGGCGTTCGACGTGATCTCCTCCCACGACGTCTTCACGAACACCGACGGATTGCGGCGCTCCTGCATCGTCATCGAGTTGATCATCGACTCGATCTTGACGAGTTCGCGGTCGTCGAGGTTCGCTTCGTCGGGCAGGCCGTCGGGGAAAAACGGCAGCTTGCCCATGAGGTCCTTGAGCGACCCCATCTTCTGAATCATGCGGATCTGCTCGAGGAAGTCCTGCATGTCGAACTTGCCCTTGAGCATGCGGACCGCGTCCTCTTCGGCCTTCTCGGCGTCGACGACCTCCTCGAAGTCCTTGACCAGACCGACGATGTCGCCCATGCCGAGGATGCGCGACGCCATGCCGTCCGGCCGGAACTCCTCGAGTTTGTCGAGCGACTCGCCGACGCCGAGAAACTTGATCGGCGCCCCGGTGACCTGCTTGACCGACAGCGCCGCACCGCCGCGCGCATCGCCGTCGAGCTTGGTGAGGATCACGCCGTCGAGGTTGAGGCGCTCGTTGAATCCGGCCGCCGTCTTGACCGCGTCCTGACCGGTCATCGCGTCGATGACCAAAAAGATGTTGGCCGGCTGCGTCGCCTTGTCGATCTCGGTGAGCTCCTGCATCAGCGGCTCGTCGATCGCGAGGCGCCCGGCGGTGTCGAACAGCACGACGTCGCGTCCGCTGTTGCGCGCCTCCTGTACGGCCTGGACGCAGATGTCGACCGGGTCGCCTCCCTCGATCGAGAACACCGGCATGTCGAGGCGCTCGCCGAGGGTCTTGAGCTGGTCCACCGCGGCGGGCCGGTACACGTCGGCCGCGACCAGCAGCGGCTTCTTGTTGTGCTTCTTTTGCAGGTAGCGCGCGAGCTTCGCGACGGTGGTGGTCTTGCCGGAGCCCTGCAGGCCGACGACCATGATGCCGGTCGGCCCCTTCTTGGCCCACCGCAACTCGGTGTCGACCGGGCCCATCATCGCGACGAGCTCGTCCTGGCAGATCTTGACGAACGCCTGTTGCGGTGTGATCTTGACCGTGCCGTATTCCTTCGACTTGGCCTTGAGGCGCACCTGCTCGCCGCGCGCCGCCTCGCGCACGCGGTCGAGGAACTGCTTGGTGACCTTGAACTCGACGTCGGCCTCGAGGAGGCTCATCCGGATGTCGCGGAGGGCCTCGTCGATGACGTCGTCGGTGAGCTCGGCCACGCCCGACAGGCGTTGCCGAGCTGCCCGGAATCCCTTGGAGAGGGTGTCGAACATGGCGAATGAACTTTCTGGAATCGGTTTGGCGGAAGTGGTGTCTCATAACACGTCACCGCCGAGGAGACCACGAGGGAGGACCGAGTGACCGATTGCAGACGGATGGCCGCGATCGCGGCCGCACTGGCGCTGTGGAGCCCCGCGGGCGCGCGGGCCGGCGCTCCCCGCGCCGGAGTCGAGTGTGCGCTCGTCGAGGACGGGGCACTCGAAGCCGACGGACTGCTGGACGACTGGGCCGGCATCGCCGCGCGCGGCGACGGCGTCCGGGTGCGGTGCGCGCACTCGGAGCGGACGCTGTATCTCGCCGTCGAGGTGGCGGACCCGGACCTCGTGCGCACGAGTCCGAACCCCGCGCGCGCCAACCAGGACCGCCTCGACGTCCGCATCGGCGCCGACCGGTGGTGGACCGCGATCTCGGTGCTGCCCGGCACGCGCGGGTTCCCGCCGGTCTATCGCTGGAACGGCAAGCGCGCGCCGGCCGCCGTGCGCATCGCCGACGCGGCGCAGCGCCGCGGCTGGGCGGTCGAGATCGCGGCGCCGCTGGCGCTCGTGCGCGCGTGGGGGCCGGACACGCCGAAGCTGGCGTTTTCTGCCGCTTACCGCGATCGCGGCGACCGCCCGGTCGCGGGCGCGCCAGCCCTCGCCGGTACGCTGCGGTTCGCCGGCGCCACCGACGCCTACGTGGCGCTGTTGCGCGCCGCCGGCCTGCGCCGGCGCGACGTGCGCGTCGACCGCCTCGTCGACCTCGACGGCGAACGTGGGGTGGAGCGGGTCGTGATCGGTGGGCGCGTCATCGGCGTCGTCACGCGCGGGTACCGCTACGTCGCGCTGCCGGTGCGTTCGCCCGAGGACGTGCTCCACGCGCAGGTGGTCGACCTCGACGGCACCGGCCGCCACGCGATCGTCACGGTGCATCGCGAGTACGGCAATGGCGGCAGCCGGGATGTGCTCGCCGTGTGGTATCTGCAACCGACGGGAGATCTGGTGCGAGCGCTCGCCGCCGAGGTGCGCAAGCAACTCGGCGACCGCGTGCTCACCAACCGCTGGCGGCTGGTGCCGCGCGGGGCGCGGCGCGGGCGGCGCGCGCGCGGCTTCGAGCTGCACATCGAGGCCGGTGACGCCGTCGGTTGGGATGCCACGACGTTCGACGACGTGCCGCCGGAGGACATGCGGCCGATCCTCACGCCGTGGGGCGAACAGACGTCGGCGGTGTTCACGTTCGCCGGCGGCCAGGCGCTCGGGGGCTGACGGGCCGTCGCGGTCGCGGCGTGCGCCGGATCACGCGGCGGTCCGTCGGTGCGTGCTCACCGCGGCGGCGGTGCTACGCTGGCGACATGATGCGCGCGATGGTGATTGCGGCCGCGCTCGCGGCCGGCTCCACGGGCTGTCACTTTTACTTCGGCGACGACGATGACGGGGACGCGGACGCGGGTTTCGTCGATTGGGACGCCGCGCCGCCGCCCGTCGTCGACGCGGCGGCGCCGGACGCGCCGCCGTGCGTGACGGTCGACGCCTTCCTCGAACGCTTCGGTGCGTGCATGGCATTTGCCGACTGGCAGGCGGCGGGCATGTGCGCGGTGCCGTCGCAACCGACGCCGCTGGGACAGTGCAACTCCTGCCACGCCGACGGCACCGGCGGCGTGCTGCTGTCCGAGCGGTGCGAGGCGACGTTCGACGCCACCCGCACGCGGCCCTACGTGCTCGGCCTGGTCCGCCCGGTCGACGACGGCGCCGGATGCTTCCGGGGGTTCTCGTCCGGGTCGTGGCTCGCCACCGAGGGCAGCGATCGGCATTCGCCGACCTACACGTTCTCGCCCGAGCGCCGCCAGGCAATCGCGACGTTCCTCGACCTCGCGTTCGCCAAGTACAACGATCCCGCGTTCGACTGTTCCGCGCAGTAGCGCCGGCGCGCGGAGTCTCCCCACGCCGCGAGAATCGCTCTATGCTCGGCGGCCGTGCCGCGGCTCACCCTGGTTGCCGGCGTCGTCGCCGTGTCGTTCGCCGCGCTGTTCGTGCGGCTCGCCGCGCCGGCATCCGGGCTCGCGGTCGCCGCGGGACGGCTCGCGATCGCCGCGGCGTTGCTCACCGCGTGGTCGCCGCGCGCGCTCGCGCGGTGGTGGGCGTTGCCGGCGCGCGAGCGCGGGCTCGTCGCGCTGTCGGGCGTGTGCCTCGGGGCGCACTTCGGCACGTGGATCGAGTCGCTGTACCTCACGTCGACCGCGTCGTCCGTGACGCTGGTCGCACTGCAACCCGTGTTCGCGGCGGCGCTGGGACACTGGCTGTTGCGCGAGCGCGTCGGCGCGCGCGAGGCGGCCGGCATCGCGATCGCGGTCGCCGGCACCGCCATCGTGGCGGGCGGTGATTGGCGCGCGGATCCCCGCGCGCTGGCGGGGGACGCGCTCGCGCTCGCCGGCGCCGCGCTGGCGGCTGCGTACTACATCGTGGGCCGGCGCATGCGCGTGGCGATGGATCTGGTGCCGTATCTCGCGGTGGTGAACCTGTTCGGCGCCGGTGTGCTCGCACTCGCAGCGGCGGTCGCGGGTGTGCGCATCACGGGGTTCGCATGGCACGTCTATGCCGCGATCGCGGGCGCTGCGGTTGTATGCTCCACCTTCGGGCACACGCTGCTCAACGTATCCGTGCGGCGCGCCCCCGCGCACCTGGTGTCGCTCGCCATCCTCGGCGAGCCGGTCGGCGCGGCGCTGCTCACCTGGATCGTGGTGGGGGAGACGCCGCCCGCGCTCGCGGCCGCCGGCGGCGCCGTCGTGCTCGCCGGCATCGCGGTCGGGTTCAGCGGCCGCGGCGCCGCGCCGACCGCATGACGCGGCTCACGCGGCGCGCGCAAGCAGCGCGACGAGCGCGGCCAGCAGCGTCGTCCACGCGGCGATCGCGATCGCCGTGGCGCGGCGCGCGCGGGCGGCGTCCCACCAGCCGAACGGCCGGATGCCCTGGGCGAGAAACGTGACGACGCCGGCGAGGTTCACGCAGATCAGGTTGATCGCGACCAGGTGCGCGGCCCGTGCGGCGGCGGCCAGGTGGCCGGCGCCCGCGAGCATGCCCAGCGTCACCGTCGGCGGCAGCAGCGCCACCGCCACCATGACGCCGATGAGCGCGCTCGACATGCCGGTCGTGACCGACAGGGCGCACGCCGCGCCGGAGGCGAGCGCGAGCGCGACGTCTTCGTAGCCGACGTGCGTGCGCGCGGCGATCGCGGGCGCGGTGGGATCCGCGCCCCAGATCGCGCCGGCGGCGAGCGCGAGCGCGAGCGCGACCGCACCGCCGGCGAGCCCCGAGCCGGCCGAGCGCACCACGAGCGGCACGTCGCCGAGGGTCGTGCCGAGCGCCAGGCCGAGGTTGGAGCCGAGCAGTGGCGCGATCACCATCGCGCCGATGATGACGGCGGTGTCCCCGCGCAACAGGCCGATGGCGGCGACGATCGACGACAGGACGACGAACGCGAAGAACGCGAACGACGGCTGCGCGGCCTGCAGGACGTCGGCGTACAGCTCCTGCCGGCCGAGGCGTTCGCGGCGACCGCGCACGCGCACGGGGCGAGGCCGGGGCATCACCGCCTCGACCGGCAGCGACGCGACGTGAAAGCACTTGATCGGCGCGAGTCGTTCGATCAAGCGGTCGACCGCGGTTTCCGCGTCGCGCGCGTCGACGAGCAGCTCGGCGTGGGCGGTGTCGCGATCGACGCGCCGCACCCACGCGTGGACGACGGGGATGTCGTCGAGCATGGACTCGAGTGCGTCCGCGTCGTCTTCGGCGCAGGAGAACTTGAGGATGCGATACGCCATGGCGCGGCGACGATACCAACTGCGCGGTCCGCGCCTGCGGCGAGCGCGCCGGCGCCGTCCGATTTACGGATAGACGATGCGGACGACCTGCGTGTCGCCGGAGAGTTGCGAGCCGACGATCACCGCGGCGGCCACCGCGACGGCGCCGCCGATCGCCGCGTACATCCACCACGCCTTGGCCGCGCGGCGGTCGGTCGCGGGTCGCGGCTGTGCCGCCGCGGCCACGGTCGGTCCGCCGCGGTCCCAGGCCAGAACCTGGGCGCGAGCGACGGCGACGACGTCGCGGATCTGGTCGATCGTGCCGCCGCCGACGAGGACGGCGACGGGGCGGGCCGGCGGCGGCGGTGCCGCCCACGCCTCGACGCGGACGACGCCGGTCGCCGGTGCCGCAGTGACCAGCACCGCGATGCGCGCCCCCACCGCGTCGAGCAGCTGATGGAGTTCGCGCGGGGTCGGCTCGCGGTCGCCGGTGCGCCAGGCCGCGACCCAGTCGCGG
It encodes the following:
- a CDS encoding signal recognition particle protein, with translation MFDTLSKGFRAARQRLSGVAELTDDVIDEALRDIRMSLLEADVEFKVTKQFLDRVREAARGEQVRLKAKSKEYGTVKITPQQAFVKICQDELVAMMGPVDTELRWAKKGPTGIMVVGLQGSGKTTTVAKLARYLQKKHNKKPLLVAADVYRPAAVDQLKTLGERLDMPVFSIEGGDPVDICVQAVQEARNSGRDVVLFDTAGRLAIDEPLMQELTEIDKATQPANIFLVIDAMTGQDAVKTAAGFNERLNLDGVILTKLDGDARGGAALSVKQVTGAPIKFLGVGESLDKLEEFRPDGMASRILGMGDIVGLVKDFEEVVDAEKAEEDAVRMLKGKFDMQDFLEQIRMIQKMGSLKDLMGKLPFFPDGLPDEANLDDRELVKIESMINSMTMQERRNPSVFVKTSWEEITSNAGKKAKRRRADYDPSRVRRIAAGSGRSEADVKELLHKFAMMRQMMVQLGASTGLMGKIPGLKQFRQMKRLSGLDLGALMGGGPGGAPAAAMPGLPGAMPQMQVPGMPPGFTPPGTPGGGAKPTKAAARKKVKAKRKAAKQARKKARKKR
- a CDS encoding DMT family transporter produces the protein MALCSAAVPRLTLVAGVVAVSFAALFVRLAAPASGLAVAAGRLAIAAALLTAWSPRALARWWALPARERGLVALSGVCLGAHFGTWIESLYLTSTASSVTLVALQPVFAAALGHWLLRERVGAREAAGIAIAVAGTAIVAGGDWRADPRALAGDALALAGAALAAAYYIVGRRMRVAMDLVPYLAVVNLFGAGVLALAAAVAGVRITGFAWHVYAAIAGAAVVCSTFGHTLLNVSVRRAPAHLVSLAILGEPVGAALLTWIVVGETPPALAAAGGAVVLAGIAVGFSGRGAAPTA
- a CDS encoding TIGR00341 family protein, with translation MAYRILKFSCAEDDADALESMLDDIPVVHAWVRRVDRDTAHAELLVDARDAETAVDRLIERLAPIKCFHVASLPVEAVMPRPRPVRVRGRRERLGRQELYADVLQAAQPSFAFFAFVVLSSIVAAIGLLRGDTAVIIGAMVIAPLLGSNLGLALGTTLGDVPLVVRSAGSGLAGGAVALALALAAGAIWGADPTAPAIAARTHVGYEDVALALASGAACALSVTTGMSSALIGVMVAVALLPPTVTLGMLAGAGHLAAAARAAHLVAINLICVNLAGVVTFLAQGIRPFGWWDAARARRATAIAIAAWTTLLAALVALLARAA